The genome window CGGGTCTGGCGCAGAACATCGGCGTGCGCCTGGCGAGTGTGAGCCGCGGCATGCTGACCTCCCGCCTGGAACTGTCGGGCATCCTGGCCTTCAACGATCGCGATGTGGCGGTGGTGCAGGCGCGGGCGGCGGGGTTTGTCGAGCGGGTTTACGCGCGGGCGCCGGGGGATGTGCTCAAGGCCGGCGCGCCATTGGTGGACCTGCTGATACCCGAGTGGGCGGCCGCCCAGGAGGAGTTCCTGGCCCTGCGACGCAGCGCCGAGCGCGGTTTGATTGCCGCTGCCCGCCAACGCCTGCGCCTGAGCGGGATGCCGGCCGGGTTGATTGCGCAGATGGAACGCAGCGGCCAGGTGCAGTCGGTCTTGACCGTGACCAGCCCGATCAGCGGCGCGCTGCAAACCCTCGAGGTGCGCGAAGGCATGACCGTGGCGCCGGGGCAGACCCTGGCGCGGTTCAACGGCCTGGGCTCGGTGTGGTTGCAGGTCGCCGTGCCCGAAGCCCAGGGGGCCACGTTGAAAGTGGGGCAAACCGTGCAGAGCCGCTTCGTCGGCTTGCCGGGCAAGACGCTCGACGGCACGGTCAGCGCGGTCTTGCCGGCCACCGCCATGGATAGCCGCACCGTGCAAGTGCGGGTCGAGCTGCCCAACCCCGACGGCGCCTTGCGCCCGGGCATGACCGCCCAGGTCAGCCTGGCACAGACCAGCGGCCAAGCAGTGTTGCAGGTGCCCAGTGAAGCGTTGATCCGCACCGGCAAGCGCGTGCTGGTGATGCTGGCCGAGGAGGGTGGGCGCTATCGTCCGGTCGAGGTCGAAACCGGCGTGGAAAACCAGGACCACACGGTGATCCTCAGTGGCCTGCAGGAAGGCCAGCAGGTGGTCGCCTCCGGGCAGTTCCTGCTCGACTCCGAGGCCAGTCTCAAGGGCATTACCGCCACCGCTGCGGAAGCGGCGATGAACATGCAGCCGGGAGCCCAGCCATGATCGCGCTACTGATTCGCTGGTCGGTGGCCAATCGCTTCCTGGTGCTGCTCGCCACCTTGTTCATCACCGCGTGGGGCGTGTGGTCGGTGCAGAACACACCCGTCGACGCTTTGCCAGATCTATCGGATGTGCAGGTAATCATCCGCACCCCGTACCCGGGCCAGGCGCCGCAGATTGTGGAGAACCAGGTCACGTACCCGATGACCACTACCATGCTCTCGGTGCCGGGGGCCAAGACCGTGCGCGGTTTTTCGTTCTTCGGCGACAGCTACGTGTACGTGTTGTTCGATGAAGGCACCGACCTGTACTGGGCGCGCTCGCGGGTGCTGGAATACCTCAGCCAGTTGCAGGCGCGGCTGCCGGCATCGGCCAAACCGTCATTGGGGCCGGACGCCACCGGCGTGGGCTGGATCTACCAGTACGCCTTGGTGGACCGCACCGGCCAGCACGACCTGGCGCAATTGCGCGCGTTGCAGGACTGGTTCCTCAAGTTCGAACTCAAGACCCTGCCGAATGTGGCGGAAGTCGCCACCATCGGTGGCCAGGTTAAACAATACCAGGTGCAGCTCGACCCGCTGGCCCTGGCCAGTCGCGGCATTACCCAGGCGCAAGTGAAAGACGCGATCGACAAAGCCAACCAGGAAGCCGGCGGCTCGGTGCTGAACCTGGGCGAGTCCGAATACGTGGTGCGTGCCTCCGGCTACCTGAAAAACCTGGCCGACTTCCGCGCCATCCCGCTGCGCCTCGACGCCAACAATGTGCCGGTCACCCTCGGCGACGTGGCGAACATCCAGCTCGGCCCGGACCTGCGCCGGGGCATCAGTGAGCTGGACGGCGAGGGCGCAGCGGTCGGCGGCGTGGTGATCCTGCGCAGCGGCAAGAATGCGCGGGAAGCCATCGCCGCGGTCAAGACCAAGCTGGAACAGTTGAAAGGCAGCCTGCCGCCGGGTGTGGAGATCGTCACCACCTACGACCGCAGCAAGCTGATCGACCGCGCCGTGGACAACCTCAGCCATAAGTTGCTGGAAGAGTTCCTGGTGGTGGCCTTGGTGTGCGGGATTTTCCTGTGGCACCTGCGCTCTTCCCTGGTGGCGATCATCTCGTTGCCGGTGGGTGTACTGATCGCGTTTATCGTCATGCGCTTCCAGGGCATCAACGCCAACATCATGTCCCTGGGCGGTATTGCGATTGCCATCGGTGCGATGGTCGATGCGGCGGTGGTGATGATCGAAAACGCGCACAAGAAAATCGAAGCCTGGCACCACGCCAACCCTGGCCGGGAACTCAAGGGCGATGCGCACTGGAAGGTGATGACGGACGCGGCGGTCGAGGTCGGCCCGGCGCTGTTTTTCTGCCTGCTGATCATTACGCTGTCGTTTATTCCGGTGTTCACCTTGCAGGCCCAGGAAGGCCGGCTGTTCGGGCCGCTAGCCTACACCAAGACCTACGCCATGGCGGCCGCCGCCGGGTTGTCGGTGACCTTGATCCCGGTGCTGATGGGCTACTGGATTCGCGGGCGCATACCCGACGAGCAACGCAACCCGCTCAATCGCGGCCTGATCAAGCTCTACCAGCCGGCGCTGGAGGCGGTGCTGCGCTGGCCGCGCATGACCCTGCTGGTGGCGCTGCTGATGGTGGCGAGCGCGCTGTGGCCGATCTCGAAACTGGGCGGTGAGTTCCTGCCGCCGCTGGATGAGGGCGATCTGTTGTACATGCCTTCGGCGCTGCCGGGTTTGTCGACACAGACAGCGGGTGAACTGCTGCAACGCACCGACCGGCTGATCAAGACGGTGCCCGAAGTCGCCCACGTGTTCGGCAAGGCCGGTCGCGCTGAAACCGCCACCGACCCGGCGCCGCTGGAGATGTTCGAGACCACCATCGAGTTCAAGCCCAAGGACCAATGGCGCCCCGGCATGACCCCGGACAAACTGGTCAAGGAGCTGGACCGCGTGGTGCAGGTGCCGGGCCTGACCAACATCTGGATCCCGCCGATCCGCAACCGTATCGACATGCTGGCGACCGGGGTCAAGAGCCCGATTGGCGTGAAGGTTGCGGGCACCAGCCTGATGCAGATCGATGTGGTGACCCAGGCCGTGGAGAAAGTCGCCAAGACCGTGCCTGGCGTGAGTTCGGCGCTGGCCGAACGCTTGACCGGCGGGCGCTACATCGACGTCGACATCGACCGTGCC of Pseudomonas azotoformans contains these proteins:
- a CDS encoding efflux RND transporter permease subunit, whose amino-acid sequence is MIALLIRWSVANRFLVLLATLFITAWGVWSVQNTPVDALPDLSDVQVIIRTPYPGQAPQIVENQVTYPMTTTMLSVPGAKTVRGFSFFGDSYVYVLFDEGTDLYWARSRVLEYLSQLQARLPASAKPSLGPDATGVGWIYQYALVDRTGQHDLAQLRALQDWFLKFELKTLPNVAEVATIGGQVKQYQVQLDPLALASRGITQAQVKDAIDKANQEAGGSVLNLGESEYVVRASGYLKNLADFRAIPLRLDANNVPVTLGDVANIQLGPDLRRGISELDGEGAAVGGVVILRSGKNAREAIAAVKTKLEQLKGSLPPGVEIVTTYDRSKLIDRAVDNLSHKLLEEFLVVALVCGIFLWHLRSSLVAIISLPVGVLIAFIVMRFQGINANIMSLGGIAIAIGAMVDAAVVMIENAHKKIEAWHHANPGRELKGDAHWKVMTDAAVEVGPALFFCLLIITLSFIPVFTLQAQEGRLFGPLAYTKTYAMAAAAGLSVTLIPVLMGYWIRGRIPDEQRNPLNRGLIKLYQPALEAVLRWPRMTLLVALLMVASALWPISKLGGEFLPPLDEGDLLYMPSALPGLSTQTAGELLQRTDRLIKTVPEVAHVFGKAGRAETATDPAPLEMFETTIEFKPKDQWRPGMTPDKLVKELDRVVQVPGLTNIWIPPIRNRIDMLATGVKSPIGVKVAGTSLMQIDVVTQAVEKVAKTVPGVSSALAERLTGGRYIDVDIDRAAAAQYGLNISDVQSIVSGAVGGETIGETVEGLARFPISLRYPKEWRDSVEALRNLPVYTPQGSQITLGTVARIKVNDGPPMLKSENARPSGWVYIDVRDRDLASVVKDLRAAINQQVQLQPGMSLSYSGQFEFLERANQRLKLVVPATLLIIFVLLYLTFRRVGEALLILATLPFALTGGVWLLYWLGFNLSVATGVGFIALAGVSAEFGVIMLLYLKNAWAERKDGNLLAAITEGAVLRVRPKAMTVAVIIAGLLPILLGSGTGSEVMSRIAAPMIGGMLTAPLLSLFVIPAAYYLMRRR
- a CDS encoding efflux RND transporter periplasmic adaptor subunit, whose translation is MNNRIVAAVLLLGLGAGYGLAQWQPGAPAMPVNADKQALYWYDPMFPQQKFDKPGKSPFMDMQLVPRYADGAGSAATPAVQIDPGLAQNIGVRLASVSRGMLTSRLELSGILAFNDRDVAVVQARAAGFVERVYARAPGDVLKAGAPLVDLLIPEWAAAQEEFLALRRSAERGLIAAARQRLRLSGMPAGLIAQMERSGQVQSVLTVTSPISGALQTLEVREGMTVAPGQTLARFNGLGSVWLQVAVPEAQGATLKVGQTVQSRFVGLPGKTLDGTVSAVLPATAMDSRTVQVRVELPNPDGALRPGMTAQVSLAQTSGQAVLQVPSEALIRTGKRVLVMLAEEGGRYRPVEVETGVENQDHTVILSGLQEGQQVVASGQFLLDSEASLKGITATAAEAAMNMQPGAQP